The following are encoded together in the Citrobacter arsenatis genome:
- a CDS encoding autoinducer 2 ABC transporter substrate-binding protein has protein sequence MKFKPALLSATLVSACMLSGTSFAAEKYEIAVVAKVTGIPWFNRMETGVNEAAKKLDVNAYQTGPSTPDPAQQVKVIEDLIAKNVNAIIVVPNDAKVLEPVLKKARDKGIVVLTHESPDEQIGQWDIETIDSEKYAQANVDELAKNMGGKGGYAIYVGSLTVPLHNAWADYAIKYQKEKYPEMFEVTSRLPVAESIDKSYATTLDLMKTYPQMKGIIGFGSLGPIGAGQAVQKKRAKDKIAVVGIAMPAQAAPYLMRGDIKKALLWDPKDAGYALVTVADQLLQGKEVNADLSIDGLGKADIDTEKKVIRFNKILEVTKDNAQSLGF, from the coding sequence ATGAAATTCAAACCCGCATTACTCAGTGCAACCCTGGTTTCTGCATGCATGTTGTCCGGCACGTCCTTTGCGGCGGAAAAATATGAAATTGCTGTGGTTGCCAAGGTCACCGGGATTCCGTGGTTTAACCGGATGGAAACCGGCGTTAATGAAGCAGCAAAAAAACTGGATGTGAATGCTTATCAGACTGGGCCTTCCACACCGGATCCGGCGCAACAGGTGAAAGTCATTGAGGATCTGATCGCCAAAAACGTCAACGCGATCATCGTGGTGCCGAATGATGCCAAGGTACTTGAGCCGGTACTGAAAAAAGCACGCGATAAAGGCATCGTGGTGCTGACGCACGAATCCCCGGATGAACAGATTGGCCAGTGGGATATCGAAACCATCGACAGTGAAAAATACGCGCAGGCCAACGTCGATGAGTTAGCAAAAAACATGGGCGGCAAAGGGGGTTACGCTATCTATGTTGGCTCGCTGACGGTGCCGCTGCATAACGCGTGGGCAGATTATGCAATTAAGTATCAGAAAGAAAAATATCCGGAAATGTTCGAAGTCACTTCACGTCTGCCGGTTGCGGAAAGCATCGATAAATCCTACGCCACGACGCTGGACCTGATGAAAACCTATCCGCAGATGAAGGGCATTATCGGCTTTGGCTCGCTGGGTCCAATCGGTGCGGGTCAGGCTGTGCAGAAAAAACGCGCTAAAGATAAGATCGCCGTCGTCGGGATCGCCATGCCAGCACAGGCTGCGCCTTACCTGATGCGTGGTGATATCAAAAAAGCACTGCTGTGGGATCCAAAAGACGCGGGCTACGCGCTGGTAACCGTTGCCGATCAGCTGTTGCAAGGCAAAGAAGTGAATGCCGATCTGAGTATCGATGGTTTAGGGAAAGCCGATATCGACACGGAGAAGAAAGTGATCCGCTTTAACAAGATCCTCGAAGTCACCAAAGACAACGCACAATCACTTGGTTTCTAA
- a CDS encoding ABC transporter permease, with protein sequence MNKMHLSRLIGQHEFWLGLLVVALAVGLSISTDEFLSLGNLTDVATSYAILGILACGLFVVLISGGIDISFPAMTAIAQYAMASWVIGHGGNFALALIIAIAVGLLLGLINGFLVYWLRVPAIIITIATLNVYYGLLVYATKGTWLYGFPDWFMNGINWFSFTAADGYDYGLTLPLLCLAAVIIFTAVLMNYTRLGRQVYAMGGNRDAASRLGLNLLKLHFYVYGYMGILAGVAAVVQAQITQSVAPNSLLGFELTVLAAVVLGGTSMSGGRGTLTGTLLGVVLLAFLQNGLTLLSVSSYWHTVFSGAIILVSISATAWNEKRKLAREL encoded by the coding sequence ATGAATAAGATGCATCTCTCCCGTTTAATCGGGCAACACGAGTTCTGGCTGGGCCTGCTGGTCGTGGCTCTGGCCGTCGGGCTGAGCATCAGTACCGATGAGTTTTTGTCTTTGGGGAACCTGACGGATGTGGCCACCAGCTACGCAATTCTCGGTATCCTTGCCTGCGGGCTGTTTGTGGTGCTGATTTCCGGCGGGATCGACATCTCCTTTCCGGCGATGACCGCGATAGCCCAGTATGCCATGGCCAGTTGGGTTATCGGCCACGGCGGTAACTTCGCGCTGGCGTTAATCATCGCCATTGCGGTGGGTCTGCTGCTTGGACTGATTAACGGCTTCCTGGTCTACTGGCTGCGCGTTCCGGCAATCATCATTACCATCGCCACGCTGAACGTCTACTACGGTCTGCTGGTTTACGCCACCAAAGGCACCTGGCTGTACGGCTTCCCGGACTGGTTTATGAACGGCATTAACTGGTTCTCGTTCACCGCGGCGGATGGCTACGACTACGGCCTGACCCTGCCCCTGCTGTGCCTGGCGGCGGTGATCATCTTTACCGCCGTGCTGATGAACTATACCCGCCTTGGCCGTCAGGTTTACGCCATGGGCGGCAACCGCGACGCGGCCTCGCGCCTGGGGCTGAATCTGCTGAAGCTGCATTTCTACGTCTATGGCTACATGGGCATTCTGGCAGGCGTTGCCGCCGTGGTTCAGGCGCAAATCACCCAGTCCGTTGCGCCCAATTCGCTGCTCGGTTTTGAACTGACAGTGCTGGCGGCGGTTGTGCTCGGCGGAACCAGCATGAGCGGCGGGCGCGGTACGTTGACCGGAACCCTGCTCGGCGTGGTTCTGCTGGCCTTCTTACAAAATGGGCTGACGCTGCTTAGCGTCTCTTCTTACTGGCACACCGTGTTCAGCGGCGCCATTATCCTGGTCAGCATTAGCGCCACGGCCTGGAACGAAAAACGCAAACTGGCAAGGGAGCTTTGA
- a CDS encoding nickel/cobalt transporter: MSVVYQQRAARRRWLTLWPLAVFLLLAAGGVLWLWQTWPQVMMKSIVWQREVNQQMSGLLKAVAANPTQAGGSLLLFSFLYGVLHALGPGHGKVVITTWLATHPSKLKSSIGLTLASSLLQGLVAIGLVVVVLSVLQLPARQLHMSSFWLEKGSYALVGVLGVLLCVRALKKLRQLLHRPKFTAFTPHHAHHEGCGCGHQHVPDPQQLQSGDDWRARLMIVLSMGMRPCSGAIMVLLFSKVVGVFSWGMASALAMAAGTSLTITSLAVLVHSFRSLAVRLSGHKAPVLWRQIGWTTLALAGGAVLIAAAIVMWMSAVPVGRGIRPL; this comes from the coding sequence ATGTCAGTAGTTTATCAACAACGCGCAGCCAGACGCCGTTGGCTCACGCTGTGGCCGCTGGCGGTGTTTTTACTGCTGGCTGCAGGCGGCGTACTGTGGCTATGGCAGACCTGGCCGCAGGTGATGATGAAAAGTATCGTCTGGCAGCGTGAGGTTAACCAGCAGATGAGCGGGTTGCTGAAAGCAGTTGCCGCCAACCCGACGCAGGCCGGAGGATCGCTGCTACTGTTTAGTTTTCTCTACGGCGTCCTGCATGCGCTGGGGCCGGGACATGGAAAAGTCGTTATTACCACCTGGCTTGCAACGCATCCCTCGAAGCTGAAGTCGAGTATTGGCCTGACGCTCGCCTCATCGTTATTACAAGGACTGGTCGCCATTGGGCTGGTGGTTGTGGTGCTCAGCGTCTTGCAGTTGCCTGCACGACAGCTACATATGAGCAGTTTCTGGCTGGAGAAAGGGAGTTATGCGTTGGTTGGCGTATTGGGCGTTTTACTGTGCGTCCGTGCGCTGAAGAAATTGCGCCAACTGCTGCACCGCCCGAAATTTACCGCCTTCACGCCACATCATGCGCATCACGAGGGTTGCGGCTGTGGGCATCAGCATGTGCCGGACCCTCAACAGTTGCAAAGCGGTGATGACTGGCGCGCCCGGCTGATGATCGTTTTGTCTATGGGAATGCGCCCGTGCTCGGGGGCAATCATGGTCTTACTATTTAGTAAAGTGGTTGGCGTTTTTAGCTGGGGCATGGCGTCGGCGCTGGCGATGGCGGCAGGAACTTCTTTGACGATTACGTCACTGGCTGTGCTGGTACACAGTTTCCGCTCGCTGGCGGTGAGACTTAGCGGGCATAAAGCGCCGGTGCTGTGGCGACAGATTGGCTGGACAACGCTGGCATTAGCCGGTGGCGCGGTGCTGATTGCTGCTGCGATTGTGATGTGGATGAGCGCCGTGCCGGTAGGGCGAGGGATAAGACCGCTTTAG
- the csiE gene encoding stationary phase inducible protein CsiE, with the protein MMSTLAPPSVLSAPQRRCQVLLTLFLPGQIATTQTFSSLNGVDDATVQEDIIGAGLEIQRYHRLAITSAQNGGYAIEGTTLDQRLCLLQWLRRGLRICPNFIAQHFTPTLKIALKQQGIARTLYDDTNLHALINLCSRRLQKPFECRDIQFLRLYLQYCLLQHNAGITPEFNSLQQRWAQSCAEYPLAEEIGRHWQRHVMQSAPLGESLFMALLFSMLRIPDPIRDNHQQDRRLRLAIARLVLRFREYGNVRFSDEQGLNDQLYIHLAQALNRSVFAIGIDNTLPEEFSRLYPRLVRTTREAIHGFEAEYDVQFSEEEIGLVAVIFGAWLMQEKDLHEKQIILLTGSNEQLEAHIEQQLRELTLLPLNVKHMPMQDFQKEGAPRGVTLIITPYTTPLPLFSPPLIHADLALTPHQQQQIRKILES; encoded by the coding sequence ATGATGTCAACGCTTGCTCCACCATCTGTACTTTCCGCTCCCCAGCGCCGTTGCCAGGTGCTACTGACGCTTTTCCTGCCGGGGCAGATTGCGACGACACAAACCTTCAGCAGCCTCAATGGCGTGGATGATGCCACTGTTCAGGAAGATATTATCGGCGCCGGGCTCGAAATCCAGCGCTATCACCGGCTCGCCATTACCAGCGCGCAGAATGGTGGCTATGCGATCGAAGGAACCACGCTTGATCAGCGTCTTTGCCTGTTGCAGTGGCTGCGCCGCGGGCTGCGGATCTGCCCGAACTTTATCGCTCAGCATTTCACGCCCACGTTAAAAATAGCGCTTAAACAACAAGGTATCGCACGTACGCTGTATGACGACACCAATCTGCATGCGCTGATTAATCTGTGTTCCCGGCGCTTGCAGAAGCCGTTTGAGTGCCGTGACATCCAGTTCCTGCGTCTGTATTTGCAGTATTGCCTGCTGCAGCATAATGCGGGGATCACGCCGGAGTTTAATTCGCTCCAGCAACGCTGGGCACAATCCTGCGCAGAATATCCGCTCGCCGAAGAAATTGGCCGTCACTGGCAGCGCCACGTCATGCAGAGTGCACCGCTGGGCGAATCGCTGTTTATGGCGTTGCTGTTTTCAATGCTCCGCATCCCCGACCCTATCCGCGATAATCACCAGCAGGATCGTCGCCTGCGCCTTGCTATTGCGCGGCTGGTACTGCGTTTTCGCGAGTATGGCAACGTCCGTTTCAGCGATGAGCAAGGGCTGAACGACCAGTTGTATATTCACCTTGCCCAGGCGCTGAACCGCAGCGTATTTGCCATCGGCATTGATAACACATTGCCGGAGGAGTTCAGCCGACTTTATCCCCGGCTGGTTCGTACTACCCGCGAGGCGATACACGGCTTCGAAGCAGAGTACGATGTCCAGTTTTCAGAAGAAGAGATTGGGCTGGTCGCGGTCATTTTCGGTGCCTGGCTGATGCAGGAGAAGGATTTGCACGAAAAGCAGATTATCCTGCTGACCGGTAGTAACGAACAACTTGAAGCGCATATAGAGCAACAACTGCGCGAACTGACTCTGCTGCCGCTCAACGTAAAACATATGCCAATGCAGGACTTTCAAAAAGAGGGAGCGCCGCGCGGTGTAACACTGATTATTACGCCGTACACCACGCCGCTGCCGCTGTTTTCACCGCCATTGATTCATGCGGATCTGGCGCTTACGCCGCATCAGCAGCAGCAGATCCGCAAAATCCTCGAATCATAA
- a CDS encoding sugar ABC transporter ATP-binding protein: MTDTTAFITLENISKQFPGVLALDNVNLTLRKGEVHCLAGQNGCGKSTIIKVISGVYHPEKGAQILLDGKLFHHLTPQLSSHYGIQVIYQDLSLFPNFSVAENIAVNRYLPGGDIWVRRGAMKQQALAAMKRIGVNIDPDKKVEKLSIADRQLVAICRAIAADARLVIMDEPTASLTRQEVNGLLRVVNELKAAGICVVFVSHRLDEVMEVADRISVMRDGKLVGTYPASELDSHELAFLMTGQRFHYSPLPERPAIEQEPLLELRNLSRRGKYQNINLSLHGGEIVSIVGLLGAGRTELCLSLFGMTHPESGEIRINGQPVTLRNNHDAIKHGIGYVSEDRLTQGLIMEQSIYDNTIVTVFDQLHTGSGLLDHRKAQKLVADLIRELNIKVSDPHLPVKTLSGGNAQRIAIAKWVATNPRILILDSPTVGVDIANKEGIYQIARDLAEQGMAVLMICDEIPEAYYNSHRVLVMRRGRLVAEFNPHHCREEEIAEVVEVINE, from the coding sequence ATGACAGACACCACCGCATTTATCACTCTTGAGAATATCAGCAAACAATTCCCGGGCGTGCTGGCGCTGGATAACGTGAATCTGACGCTGAGAAAAGGCGAAGTTCACTGTCTGGCGGGTCAAAACGGCTGTGGTAAAAGTACCATTATTAAAGTGATCTCCGGGGTTTATCACCCGGAAAAAGGCGCGCAGATTTTACTCGACGGCAAATTGTTCCATCACCTGACGCCGCAGCTCTCTTCCCATTATGGCATTCAGGTTATTTATCAGGACCTGTCATTGTTCCCTAACTTTAGCGTCGCGGAAAATATCGCGGTCAACCGCTATCTGCCCGGTGGCGATATCTGGGTACGTCGTGGCGCTATGAAGCAACAGGCGCTGGCAGCCATGAAGCGTATCGGGGTGAACATTGATCCCGATAAAAAAGTCGAAAAACTGTCGATTGCTGACCGCCAACTGGTCGCCATTTGCCGGGCGATTGCCGCCGATGCGCGTCTGGTTATTATGGACGAGCCCACCGCCTCGCTAACCCGTCAGGAGGTTAATGGCCTGCTGCGGGTCGTTAACGAACTGAAAGCGGCCGGAATTTGCGTGGTGTTTGTCAGCCACCGTCTGGATGAAGTGATGGAAGTGGCAGACCGCATCAGCGTGATGCGCGACGGCAAACTGGTGGGCACATACCCGGCCAGCGAACTCGACAGCCACGAGCTGGCCTTCCTGATGACCGGACAACGCTTTCACTACAGTCCGCTGCCGGAAAGGCCCGCGATTGAGCAAGAACCTCTGTTGGAGCTGCGCAATCTGAGTCGCAGAGGCAAATACCAAAACATTAATCTGTCGCTGCACGGCGGCGAGATTGTCTCCATCGTCGGTCTGTTGGGTGCCGGACGCACCGAGCTTTGTCTGAGCCTGTTTGGCATGACGCACCCGGAAAGCGGCGAGATTCGCATTAACGGCCAGCCAGTAACTCTGCGCAATAACCATGACGCTATCAAGCACGGGATCGGCTATGTCTCAGAAGATCGCCTGACGCAGGGGCTGATCATGGAGCAGTCGATCTACGACAACACCATCGTCACGGTATTTGATCAACTGCACACCGGCAGCGGCCTGCTCGATCATCGCAAAGCGCAAAAGCTGGTCGCTGACTTGATCCGCGAACTGAATATCAAAGTGTCCGATCCGCACCTGCCGGTCAAAACCCTTTCCGGCGGTAATGCCCAGCGTATCGCCATTGCCAAATGGGTGGCGACCAATCCCCGCATCCTGATCCTCGACTCCCCTACCGTCGGCGTGGATATCGCCAACAAAGAGGGGATATACCAGATAGCCCGCGACCTGGCGGAACAAGGGATGGCGGTGCTGATGATTTGCGATGAAATCCCGGAAGCGTATTACAACAGCCACCGCGTGCTGGTGATGCGTCGCGGCAGGCTGGTGGCGGAATTTAATCCTCATCACTGCCGTGAAGAGGAGATTGCTGAAGTGGTCGAGGTAATCAATGAATAA
- a CDS encoding DUF1007 family protein, which translates to MQGVKRIIVTLFFAALSFGAGAHPHSFIHLKTEIVSENGQFVALKMRWTMDEITSADLLYDAGSAKPGDEIWKKLAAEVMANVLGQHYFTEVWHDGKKVKFKNRPTEYGMERVEHQAVLTFVLPLAEAQPLSGQKYTFSTFDPTYYVDMSYDKDSDVRLAQAISQQCRISVHTPTPNEQTLSFAQSLDKEDAPPEDMELGKQFAQTVTLQCQ; encoded by the coding sequence ATGCAAGGCGTTAAACGTATCATTGTCACGTTGTTTTTCGCTGCCCTGTCCTTTGGCGCAGGCGCGCATCCCCACAGCTTTATCCATCTGAAAACCGAAATAGTGAGCGAGAATGGCCAGTTCGTTGCGCTAAAAATGCGCTGGACGATGGATGAGATTACCTCGGCGGATCTGCTTTATGATGCGGGGAGTGCCAAACCAGGTGATGAGATCTGGAAAAAACTGGCGGCGGAAGTGATGGCCAACGTTCTTGGGCAGCACTATTTTACCGAAGTGTGGCACGACGGGAAAAAGGTAAAGTTTAAAAACAGGCCAACGGAATATGGTATGGAGCGGGTAGAACACCAGGCTGTGCTGACGTTTGTTTTGCCGCTGGCCGAAGCTCAGCCGCTGAGTGGTCAAAAATATACCTTTTCAACCTTCGACCCGACCTACTACGTTGATATGAGCTATGACAAAGACAGCGACGTCCGGCTGGCGCAGGCCATAAGCCAGCAATGCCGTATTTCAGTACATACGCCGACGCCGAATGAGCAAACGCTGAGCTTTGCGCAGTCGCTGGATAAAGAAGACGCCCCGCCGGAGGATATGGAGTTGGGTAAACAGTTTGCACAGACGGTGACGCTGCAATGTCAGTAG
- a CDS encoding ABC transporter permease yields the protein MKTIARFLPGDAIIRLQCVIIVVVALVFSALLGSRFFSVANFQSIGSQLPILGMLALGMGMTMLTGGINLSIIAGANACSLVMAAIIVTHPDNPLFLVLALLAGAAVAVAIGTLNGALIAWVGVSPILATLGTMTLISGLNILLSNGTVISGFPTAIQYLGNATIAGIPVALLLFFLVAILLWVLLEHTTLGRSLYLVGSNEQATRYSGVNTVRVQISVYVISALLGWVAAILMMAKFNSAKAGYGESYLLVTILASVLGGINPDGGFGRIVGLVLALIVLQMLESGLNLLGVSSYLTMALWGAVLILFIALQNRKA from the coding sequence ATGAAAACAATCGCCAGATTTTTACCCGGTGATGCCATCATTCGTCTGCAATGCGTGATTATTGTGGTCGTTGCCCTGGTCTTCTCGGCCCTGCTCGGCAGCCGTTTTTTCAGCGTCGCTAATTTCCAGTCGATCGGCTCACAGCTGCCAATCCTCGGCATGTTGGCTCTCGGGATGGGCATGACCATGCTGACCGGCGGCATTAACCTGTCGATTATTGCCGGAGCGAACGCCTGCTCGCTGGTGATGGCGGCGATTATCGTCACCCATCCGGATAATCCGCTGTTTCTGGTGCTGGCGCTGCTGGCAGGCGCCGCCGTGGCGGTGGCTATCGGCACGCTCAACGGCGCGCTGATTGCCTGGGTTGGCGTTTCACCTATTCTCGCCACGCTCGGCACGATGACGCTTATCTCCGGGCTGAATATTCTGCTTTCCAACGGGACGGTGATTTCCGGTTTCCCGACCGCCATTCAATATCTTGGTAACGCTACGATTGCCGGTATCCCGGTGGCGCTGCTGCTCTTTTTTCTGGTGGCAATCCTGCTGTGGGTACTGCTGGAGCACACCACGCTTGGGCGCAGCCTGTATCTCGTCGGTTCCAATGAACAGGCAACCCGCTACAGCGGCGTGAATACCGTACGGGTACAAATTTCCGTGTACGTGATTTCTGCCCTGCTCGGCTGGGTCGCCGCCATTCTGATGATGGCGAAATTCAACTCGGCAAAAGCCGGATACGGTGAATCCTACCTGCTGGTGACCATCCTTGCCTCCGTCCTCGGCGGCATCAACCCGGATGGCGGCTTCGGGCGCATCGTCGGCCTGGTGCTGGCGCTGATTGTGCTGCAAATGCTGGAAAGCGGCCTTAACTTGCTGGGGGTCAGCAGCTATCTGACGATGGCGCTGTGGGGCGCGGTGCTGATCCTCTTTATCGCATTACAGAATCGTAAAGCCTGA
- a CDS encoding KpsF/GutQ family sugar-phosphate isomerase, translating into MSNSWSQATDVFQLYSDALAGLGQHLTEPVWQSLMAELRGCQGKIVVTGVGTSGIAARKVAHMLACVERPAIYLNATDAAHGDLGFLRTDDLVIMLSRGGNSDELTRLLPGLATRNVPILSVTENADSAIAKASKLVISTGVQREADPLNMLATTSILLVLAIFDAACACLMSESDYSKETLLAVHPGGDVGLTLSRGQA; encoded by the coding sequence ATGAGTAACTCCTGGTCTCAGGCCACCGACGTATTTCAGCTCTATAGCGATGCCCTGGCGGGTTTGGGGCAGCATCTGACTGAACCCGTCTGGCAGTCGCTGATGGCGGAGCTGCGCGGTTGCCAGGGGAAAATCGTCGTCACCGGCGTCGGTACCTCCGGCATTGCGGCGCGTAAGGTCGCGCATATGCTTGCCTGCGTGGAACGTCCAGCGATTTACCTCAACGCGACGGATGCAGCGCATGGCGATCTCGGTTTTTTACGAACCGACGACCTGGTGATTATGCTGTCGCGCGGAGGGAATTCAGACGAACTCACCCGGCTGCTGCCTGGACTGGCGACGAGAAATGTGCCAATCCTGAGCGTGACTGAAAACGCCGATTCGGCCATCGCTAAAGCGTCGAAGCTGGTGATTTCCACCGGCGTCCAGCGCGAGGCCGACCCACTGAACATGCTGGCCACCACCTCAATTTTACTGGTGCTGGCTATTTTTGACGCCGCCTGCGCCTGTCTGATGAGCGAAAGCGACTACTCAAAAGAGACGCTGCTGGCGGTGCATCCCGGCGGCGATGTGGGATTAACGCTGAGCCGCGGGCAGGCGTGA
- a CDS encoding 3-phenylpropionate MFS transporter, producing the protein MALHSTRWLALGYFTYFFSYGIFLPFWSVWLEGLGLTPETIGLLLGAGLIARFLGSLLIAPRVSDPSRLISALRILALLTLVFALAFWAGTNVAWLMVVMVGFNLFFSPLVPLTDALANTWQKQITMDYGRVRLWGSVAFVIGSALTGKLVSLFDYRVILVLLSLGVASMLLGMMIRPSVQPAGESRQQESAGWPAWRALITQSWRFLACVSLLQGAHAAYYGFSAIYWQSAGYSASAVGYLWSLGVVAEVIIFALSHKLFRRFSARDLLLLSAVCGVARWGLMGWSTELPWLIVVQILHCGTFTVCHLAAMRYIAARQGSEVIRLQAVYSAVAMGGSIAIMTVFAGYLYQNLGSGVFWVMALVALPAIVLRPKVVAQPATL; encoded by the coding sequence ATGGCTTTGCATTCCACGCGCTGGCTGGCGCTCGGTTATTTCACCTACTTCTTTAGCTACGGTATCTTTCTGCCTTTCTGGAGCGTCTGGCTCGAAGGGTTGGGGCTGACGCCGGAAACCATCGGTTTACTGCTGGGCGCGGGGCTGATTGCCCGTTTTCTCGGTAGTTTGCTGATTGCGCCGCGCGTGAGCGATCCCTCCCGGCTAATCTCAGCGTTACGTATTCTGGCTCTGTTGACGCTGGTGTTTGCGCTGGCCTTCTGGGCGGGAACCAACGTGGCATGGCTGATGGTGGTGATGGTCGGCTTCAACCTGTTTTTCTCACCGCTGGTACCGCTGACTGACGCGCTGGCCAACACCTGGCAAAAACAGATAACCATGGACTACGGTCGGGTGCGACTATGGGGATCCGTGGCCTTTGTGATCGGCTCCGCGCTGACCGGCAAACTGGTGAGTCTGTTTGACTATCGGGTGATCCTGGTCCTGCTGTCGCTTGGCGTTGCCTCGATGCTGCTGGGCATGATGATTCGCCCGAGCGTGCAGCCAGCGGGTGAAAGCCGTCAGCAGGAGAGCGCAGGATGGCCCGCCTGGCGAGCGCTGATAACCCAAAGCTGGCGTTTTCTTGCCTGCGTGAGTTTGCTGCAGGGCGCGCATGCCGCGTATTACGGTTTTAGCGCCATCTACTGGCAGTCTGCCGGATACTCCGCTTCGGCGGTGGGCTATTTATGGTCATTAGGCGTGGTGGCGGAAGTGATTATTTTCGCGCTTAGCCACAAGCTGTTCCGCCGCTTCAGCGCCCGCGATTTGCTGCTACTTTCAGCCGTTTGCGGCGTGGCGCGTTGGGGATTGATGGGCTGGAGCACCGAACTGCCGTGGTTGATCGTGGTGCAAATCCTCCATTGTGGAACCTTTACCGTCTGCCACCTGGCGGCAATGCGCTATATTGCGGCACGCCAGGGCAGCGAAGTGATTCGTTTGCAGGCGGTGTATTCCGCAGTGGCGATGGGCGGCAGTATCGCCATCATGACCGTATTCGCGGGCTACCTGTACCAGAATCTGGGCAGCGGCGTATTCTGGGTGATGGCGCTGGTGGCGCTCCCGGCAATCGTTCTGCGCCCGAAGGTGGTGGCGCAGCCTGCGACGTTATGA
- a CDS encoding FGGY-family carbohydrate kinase yields the protein MASYFIGVDVGTGSARAGVFDLNGRMVGQASRAIEIYRPQADFVEQSSDNIWQAVCNAVRDAINQSDINPIQVKGLGFDATCSLVVLDKEGKPLTISPSGRSEQNIIVWMDHRAITQADRINALHHRVLDYVGGIISPEMQTPKLLWLKQHMPNTWANAGYYFDLPDFLTWRATGDDTRSLCSTVCKWTYMGHEDKWDASYFRQIGLEDLLEHDAAKIGRYVKTMGEPLGHGLSARAASEMGLIPGTAVSVSIIDAHAGTLGTLGASGVSGEVADFDRRVALIGGTSTGHMAISKEPRFIGGVWGPYYSAVLPEYWLNEGGQSATGALIDHVIQSHPCYETLLTQAKSQGQTIYEVLNALLRKMAGEPEDIAFLTRDMHILPYFHGNRSPRANPTLTGAITGLKLSRTPEDMALQYLATIQAIALGTRHIIETMNQSGYTIDTIMASGGGTKNPIFVQEHANATGCAMLLPEESEAMLLGGAMMGTIAAGVFETFPEAMSAMSRIGKTVTPQTNRIKQYYDRKYRVFHEMYQDHMKYRQLMQEDA from the coding sequence ATGGCAAGTTACTTTATTGGTGTGGATGTCGGAACCGGAAGCGCCCGTGCTGGCGTGTTTGATCTCAACGGCAGAATGGTCGGTCAGGCCAGCCGGGCCATCGAGATTTACCGTCCGCAGGCCGATTTTGTTGAGCAGTCTTCCGATAACATCTGGCAGGCAGTGTGTAACGCGGTTCGCGATGCGATTAACCAGTCAGATATCAACCCCATCCAGGTGAAAGGTCTGGGTTTTGACGCAACCTGTTCACTGGTGGTGCTGGATAAAGAAGGTAAGCCACTGACCATCAGCCCTTCCGGGCGCAGCGAACAGAATATCATTGTATGGATGGACCACCGCGCCATTACCCAGGCCGACCGTATCAACGCCCTGCATCATCGGGTGCTGGACTACGTTGGCGGCATTATTTCCCCGGAAATGCAAACGCCCAAACTGCTGTGGCTGAAGCAACATATGCCCAATACCTGGGCTAATGCGGGTTACTATTTTGACCTGCCCGATTTCCTGACCTGGCGCGCAACGGGCGATGATACGCGCTCACTGTGCTCGACGGTGTGTAAATGGACCTATATGGGCCATGAAGACAAATGGGATGCCAGCTATTTCCGCCAGATTGGGCTGGAAGATCTGCTGGAACACGATGCGGCCAAGATTGGTCGCTACGTAAAAACCATGGGTGAACCGCTCGGTCACGGGCTTTCCGCACGCGCCGCCAGCGAAATGGGGCTGATTCCCGGCACCGCGGTCAGCGTCTCGATCATCGATGCCCACGCCGGTACGCTCGGCACGCTCGGGGCAAGCGGCGTTTCCGGCGAAGTGGCGGATTTTGACCGTCGTGTCGCGCTGATTGGCGGTACTTCCACCGGACACATGGCGATTTCCAAAGAGCCGCGTTTTATCGGCGGCGTCTGGGGTCCTTACTACTCAGCCGTGCTGCCGGAATACTGGCTCAACGAAGGCGGGCAATCGGCAACCGGGGCGTTAATCGACCACGTTATCCAGTCGCATCCTTGCTACGAAACCCTGCTGACGCAGGCTAAGTCTCAGGGGCAAACCATTTATGAAGTGCTGAATGCACTGCTGCGTAAAATGGCCGGTGAGCCGGAAGATATTGCGTTTTTAACCCGCGACATGCACATCCTGCCCTATTTCCACGGCAACCGCTCACCGCGCGCCAACCCAACGCTTACGGGTGCAATCACCGGACTGAAGCTGTCGCGCACGCCGGAGGATATGGCGTTACAGTACCTCGCAACCATCCAGGCCATTGCGCTGGGAACCCGTCACATCATTGAAACGATGAATCAAAGCGGCTACACCATCGATACGATAATGGCCAGCGGCGGCGGGACGAAAAACCCGATCTTCGTTCAGGAACATGCCAACGCCACCGGCTGCGCGATGCTGCTACCTGAAGAGAGCGAAGCCATGCTGCTGGGTGGTGCCATGATGGGAACTATCGCCGCAGGCGTGTTCGAAACCTTCCCGGAAGCAATGTCGGCGATGAGCCGGATTGGTAAAACGGTCACCCCGCAGACTAATCGCATTAAGCAGTACTACGATCGCAAATATCGGGTATTCCACGAGATGTATCAGGATCATATGAAATACCGCCAGTTGATGCAGGAGGACGCATGA